One window from the genome of Cucumis melo cultivar AY chromosome 12, USDA_Cmelo_AY_1.0, whole genome shotgun sequence encodes:
- the LOC103500222 gene encoding uncharacterized protein LOC103500222 — protein MARIAIFLFFFFLFLSAVVEGVPKAKKVKCKDKKFPQCYKSQHYCPDDCLRTCVVDCSSCQPVCTAPPPPPPSPPPPPPKPRKLRSPPPPYIYSSPPPPPPRVYSSPPPPPPYIYSSPPPPPPATVEPSPPLPPTPTPPSSPPPLSPPPSSEASGQKKVRCKNRGYPHCYGMELSCPSDCPSQCEVDCVTCSPVCNCNRPGAVCQDPKFIGGDGITFYFHGKKDRDFCIVTDSNLHINAHFIGRRNVDMKRDFTWVQSLGILFGSHKLFISARKTSTWDDANDRLYISLDDETILLPNQEGATWSNSTSYEGIAISRSRKTNAVEIEVPGNFKIKAVVVPITEKESMIHKYGITQEDCFAHLDLSFKFYALSGNVSGVLGQTYGNNYVSRAKMGVAMPVLGGDKEFASSSIFATDCEVARFSRELDGKESSVEAAAYANMSCGSDMEGQGVVCKR, from the exons ATGGCAAGAATTGCCatattccttttcttcttctttctcttcctctcAGCTGTGGTTGAGGGAGTTCCAAAGGCCAAGAAAGTTAAATGCAAAGACAAGAAATTTCCTCAATGTTACAAATCCCAACACTATTGTCCGGACGATTGCCTGCGTACTTGCGTTGTAGATTGTTCGTCTTGCCAGCCTGTTTGCACTGCCCCTCCCCCTCCACCCCCATCGCCTCCTCCACCACCACCGAAACCACGCAAGCTCAGATCTCCTCCCCCACCATACATTTACTCTTCGCCTCCGCCTCCACCTCCACGCGTTTACTCTTCCCCACCACCACCTCCTCCCTATATTTACTCTTCTCCCCCACCACCTCCTCCAGCTACCGTGGAGCCTTCACCTCCACTTCCACCAACTCCAACACCTCCGTCATCCCCACCACCTCTTTCTCCACCACCTTCGTCTGAGGCGTCCGGGCAGAAAAAAGTTAGGTGCAAGAATAGAGGGTATCCACATTGCTACGGCATGGAGCTAAGTTGTCCAAGTGATTGTCCTAGCCAATGTGAGGTTGATTGTGTTACTTGCAGTCCCGTTTGCA ATTGCAACCGTCCGGGCGCAGTGTGCCAAGACCCAAAATTCATTGGAGGAGATGGAATCACCTTCTACTTCCATGGCAAAAAAGACAGAGATTTTTGCATCGTCACCGATTCGAACCTCCACATCAACGCTCACTTCATCGGCCGACGCAATGTGGACATGAAGAGGGACTTCACTTGGGTCCAATCCCTAGGTATCCTTTTCGGCTCTCATAAGCTCTTCATCAGCGCACGAAAAACCTCTACATGGGACGACGCCAACGACCGCCTCTACATTTCCCTTGATGACGAAACTATCCTCCTCCCTAACCAGGAGGGTGCGACCTGGAGTAACTCAACTTCGTACGAGGGGATCGCCATATCTAGAAGTAGAAAAACGAACGCAGTCGAGATCGAAGTCCCTGGGAACTTCAAAATCAAAGCAGTTGTGGTTCCGATAACGGAAAAGGAATCAATGATCCACAAGTATGGGATTACACAAGAGGATTGCTTTGCACATTTGGACTTGAGTTTTAAGTTCTATGCATTGAGTGGGAATGTAAGTGGGGTTTTGGGGCAAACTTATGGAAATAACTATGTGAGTAGGGCTAAGATGGGAGTGGCAATGCCTGTTTTGGGTGGTGATAAGGAGTTTGCTTCTTCAAGTATTTTTGCTACGGATTGTGAAGTTGCACGATTCAGTAGGGAGTTGGATGGAAAAGAGAGTTCTGTGGAGGCTGCAGCCTATGCTAATATGAGCTGTGGTAGTGACATGGAGGGTCAAGGAGTCGTTTGCAAAAGATAA